In Lepisosteus oculatus isolate fLepOcu1 chromosome 15, fLepOcu1.hap2, whole genome shotgun sequence, one genomic interval encodes:
- the LOC102693576 gene encoding interferon alpha/beta receptor 1a-like, with the protein MRVVQTFAPALLAVMAHVYAVQGLLPTPQNITIQAVNTQYIMKWDWDEHQTNRTANFTAEYLPAFKKQRRGKIKWTQVCMEITETECDFSPELSYYGIYYLRLRANSNGEHSPWTEIEFCPDKNADLGPPSKVEVTSVRGMLEVKLTDPMTTDNTSMRDKVRDLTYLIEYQKDESQSKVSPIHKIKTQNNMIIISGLEYWTVYCVRVQALESDLNKRSKFSPVMCRQTEDDGHAPPWLIGLVFLLAMVVSCGIILLCFFSFYKSYRTVRKAFFPSYELPANIRECLEDSSLSSDTPQLLTVESELELCCQMLDVVPEENTNVSLRSLSLTEVDVVKHSRQDSGDSGVYSAAEGSGVPLDTKLKWSLQEEDTGKGEDTDLLEKNKLSTHTNCTIKV; encoded by the exons TTCAAGGACTTCTGCCGACACCACAGAACATCACAATTCAGGCCGTGAACACTCAGTACATCATGAAGTGGGACTGGGATGAACATCAAACGAACCGGACTGCCAACTTCACAGCAGAATACTTGCC ggcCTTTAAAAAGCAGAGGAGGGGGAAGATTAAATGGACCCAGGTTTGCATGGAGATCACAGAAACAGAGTGTGATTTTTCCCCTGAATTGTCCTATTATGGGATATATTATCTTCGCCTCAGAGCCAATAGCAATGGAGAGCATTCCCCTTGGACTGAAATAGAGTTCTGTCCTGACAAAAATG ctgatttgGGTCCACCTTCAAAAGTGGAAGTGACATCCGTACGAGGGATGCTGGAGGTGAAACTGACTGATCCCATGACCACTGACAACACATCCATGAGGGACAAAGTGAGGGATTTAACCTACCTTATAGAGTACCAGAAAGATGAATCGCAATCTAAG GTTTCACCAATCCATAAAATTAAGACGCAAAATAACATGATCATTATATCAGGTCTTGAATACTGGACAGTGTACTGTGTGAGGGTGCAAGCCTTGGAGAGTGACCTTAACAAGAGAAGCAAGTTCAGTCCTGTGATGTGCCGACAGACTGAAGATGATG GTCATGCCCCACCCTGGCTGATAGGGCTTGTCTTTCTGCTGGCTATGGTGGTGTCCTGTGGGAtcatcttgctgtgtttcttcaGTTTCTATAAATCCTACAGAACCGTCCGGAAGGCATTCTTCCCCTCGTATGAACTGCCTGCTAACATACGAGAG TGCTTGGAAGATTCGTCTCTGAGCTCAGACACTCCGCAGCTGCTGACAGTGGAGTCCGAGTTGGAGCTGTGCTGCCAAATGCTGGACGTTGTCCCTGAGGAGAACACCAATGTCTCCCTGCGCAGCCTGTCTCTGACTGAGGTGGATGTTGTCAAACACAGCCGGCAGGACAGTGGTGATTCGGGAGTTTACTCTGCAGCGGAGGGATCAGGGGTACCTTTggatacaaaattaaaatggagTCTCCAGGAAGAAGATACAGGGAAAGGAGAGGATACAGAccttctggaaaaaaataaactgtccaCACATACAAATTGTACAATAAAAGTATGA